Proteins from a single region of Punica granatum isolate Tunisia-2019 chromosome 8, ASM765513v2, whole genome shotgun sequence:
- the LOC116187518 gene encoding pentatricopeptide repeat-containing protein At1g18900-like — protein sequence MLRAKQITNLSNSARSFFVSGSRCGTAEGSSCSCSEDETCIPRRQQPRNDAPVVQKPPTLVSTASAKAGAFASAENVKLRPSHEVDNIPQAVSTSPTLRAEKSGLIKYAADADVSGHSSSPQMSDQLFRAGIVAVNFLNDLVNCKIALSDGSGALTPSSQKYMVDPSRPVANVKPSNVKTVRRERFQKVHQRPSTGSSNCSSHYNARDYKGDTRAGKSNSEGFKGFNDTGTGNSVKKSVFSDAPNRRTSILQRPKTYSNNFLHSNPVQVPETRVAESFAGSVKDARTLTGIVSNPRQFANTASMVDRISRILMQMEWGPHAEEALQRLNCTIDAYQANQILKKLQDYGVALGFFHWLKRHPGFKHDGHTYTTMIGILGRSRQFGAINKLLDQMVREGCHPNVVTYNRLIHSYGRANYLKEAMSVFEQMLEEGIEPDRVTYCTLIDIHAKAGFLDNAMDMYRRMQAAGLSPDTFTYSVMINCLGKAGYLVDAHRLFHEMVDRGCVPNVVTYNIMIALQAKARNYENALELYRDMQNAGYEPDKVTYSIVMEVLGHCGYLEEAEAVFREMGRKNWVPDEPVYGLLVDLWGKVGQVEKASEWYRAMLDAGLRPNVPTCNSLLGAFLRVHRLSDAYDLLINMLHLGLSPSLQTYTLLLSCCTEARSSFDMSFCCQLMAKTGHPAHMFLLSLPASGPDGQNVRDHMGRFLDLMHSEDRESKRGLVDAVVDFLHKSGLKEEAGSVWEVAAEKNMYPDAIREKASCYWLINLHVMSEGTAVTALSRTLAWFRRQMLVSGVSPTRIDIVTGWGRRSRITGSSLVRQAVQELLNLFSFPFFTENGNTGCFVGCGEPLNRWLHQSYVERMHLL from the coding sequence ATGTTGCGTGCGAAGCAGATCACTAACCTCTCCAACAGTGCTCGGTCATTCTTTGTCAGTGGGTCTCGCTGTGGTACAGCAGAAGGAAGTTCATGTTCATGCTCTGAAGATGAGACCTGCATTCCTAGGAGACAGCAGCCTAGGAACGATGCACCTGTCGTACAAAAGCCGCCCACCTTAGTCTCCACAGCTTCAGCAAAAGCTGGAGCCTTTGCTTCTGCAGAAAATGTAAAGCTGAGGCCTTCTCATGAAGTTGACAACATACCACAAGCTGTATCTACTAGTCCTACTCTCAGGGCAGAGAAATCTGGGCTCATCAAATATGCTGCTGATGCGGATGTTTCCGGGCACTCGTCGTCTCCTCAGATGTCTGATCAACTTTTCCGGGCAGGTATTGTTGCTGTGAACTTTCTGAACGACCTCGTAAACTGTAAGATTGCCTTGTCAGATGGAAGCGGAGCATTAACGCCATCCTCCCAAAAATATATGGTCGATCCCTCTAGGCCTGTTGCAAACGTGAAGCCATCTAATGTGAAGACTGTTAGGAGGGAGAGATTCCAAAAGGTTCACCAAAGACCATCAACAGGAAGCTCAAATTGTTCAAGTCACTACAATGCAAGGGACTACAAGGGAGATACCAGAGCTGGGAAATCCAATTCTGAGGGTTTCAAGGGCTTCAATGATACTGGAACTGGAAATTCAGTCAAAAAATCTGTATTTTCAGATGCTCCAAACAGGAGGACAAGTATTCTGCAACGACCGAAGACATACTCGAATAATTTCTTGCATTCCAACCCTGTGCAAGTTCCAGAGACAAGGGTTGCGGAGAGTTTTGCGGGATCTGTGAAGGATGCTAGAACGCTGACGGGGATCGTCTCTAACCCAAGGCAGTTTGCGAATACAGCCAGCATGGTGGATCGTATTTCGCGGATATTAATGCAGATGGAGTGGGGCCCACATGCAGAGGAGGCTCTCCAAAGGCTTAACTGCACGATCGATGCGTATCAAGCGAACCAGATTTTGAAGAAACTGCAAGACTATGGAGTGGCTCTTGGTTTCTTCCATTGGTTGAAAAGGCACCCTGGATTTAAGCATGATGGGCACACCTACACCACCATGATTGGAATCCTCGGCCGTTCAAGGCAGTTCGGAGCAATCAACAAGTTGCTTGATCAGATGGTCAGGGAGGGTTGCCACCCGAATGTTGTCACTTATAACCGGTTAATTCACAGTTATGGCCGGGCAAATTACTTGAAGGAGGCGATGAGTGTCTTCGAGCAGATGCTGGAAGAGGGAATCGAACCTGACCGAGTCACATACTGTACGTTGATCGACATTCACGCAAAAGCTGGGTTCCTTGACAATGCCATGGACATGTACAGAAGAATGCAAGCTGCAGGTCTCTCTCCCGACACATTCACGTATAGCGTTATGATCAATTGCCTTGGAAAAGCTGGCTATTTAGTGGATGCCCACAGGTTGTTCCATGAGATGGTCGATCGTGGATGCGTCCCCAATGTGGTCACCTATAATATAATGATCGCTCTGCAGGCCAAGGCCCGAAATTATGAGAATGCACTGGAGTTATACCGTGATATGCAGAATGCAGGATATGAGCCTGACAAGGTTACATACAGTATTGTGATGGAAGTCCTTGGTCACTGTGGCTATCTGGAGGAGGCGGAGGCAGTTTTTCGTGAGATGGGCCGTAAGAACTGGGTGCCTGATGAGCCTGTTTATGGTCTCTTAGTGGACCTGTGGGGAAAGGTGGGTCAGGTTGAGAAGGCCTCAGAATGGTATCGCGCTATGCTTGATGCAGGCCTCCGCCCGAATGTGCCCACTTGCAATTCCTTGCTTGGGGCATTCCTTAGGGTCCACAGGCTCTCTGATGCTTACGATCTTCTTATAAACATGCTCCACTTGGGGCTAAGCCCATCGCTTCAAACTTACACTCTTCTTCTCAGCTGCTGCACTGAGGCTCGGTCGTCATTTGACATGAGCTTCTGCTGCCAGCTCATGGCGAAGACGGGCCACCCAGCTCACATGTTCCTGCTCTCCCTGCCTGCATCAGGGCCGGATGGGCAGAATGTCCGGGACCACATGGGCAGGTTCCTGGACTTGATGCACAGCGAGGACCGTGAGAGCAAGAGGGGGCTAGTGGACGCTGTTGTGGACTTTCTCCACAAATCGGGCCTCAAGGAAGAGGCAGGATCCGTGTGGGAGGTTGCTGCAGAGAAGAACATGTACCCTGATGCCATCAGGGAGAAGGCTTCATGCTATTGGCTCATAAACCTCCACGTGATGTCAGAGGGCACTGCTGTGACTGCTCTTTCCAGGACACTCGCTTGGTTCCGCCGGCAGATGCTGGTCTCGGGCGTGAGCCCCACAAGGATAGACATAGTTACGGGATGGGGGAGGCGGAGCCGTATCACAGGATCATCCCTCGTGAGGCAAGCTGTCCAGGAGCTACTCAACCTGTTCAGCTTCCCTTTCTTCACGGAGAATGGAAACACCGGCTGCTTTGTCGGGTGCGGGGAGCCGCTCAACAGGTGGCTTCATCAGTCTTATGTGGAGAGGATGCACTTATTATGA
- the LOC116187813 gene encoding protein NUCLEAR FUSION DEFECTIVE 4-like → MERIDNRWVSTAASIWIQCATGASYTFGIYSSTLKSSQSYSQSTLDTVSVFKDIGANAGVLSGLLYSAVASSSSSNRHLLAPGPWLVHLAGAIQFFVGYFLIWAAVVGLIPRPPVPVMCLFMWVAAHAQTFYNTSNVVSGVHNFSDYSGTIVGIMKGFLGLSGAVLIQVYYTLFKNEPSNFILMLALFPTAVSLLLMLFVRIYDTNARGDKKHLNSFSAVALTIAAYLMVLIILENVLTLAVWFRIITFCVLLLLIFWPLRVAVAAMRQERIESDRFLLETNPLLSSSRSEPGKDTEEAPSQYPASSSNAAIQNTREDMNIIQAMCTGNFWLLFIAMVCGLGSGLATINNISQIGESLGYTTVEISTLVSLLSIWNFLGRFGAGFISDILLYRKGWARPLLMAIMLFIMTGGHVIIASGFSGNLYIGSTIIGVCYGSLWSLMPTITSEIFGVGHMGTIFNTIAIGSPVGSYILSVRVIGYIYDKEATGDDDSCYGTHCFMLSFLILASVAFFGFLVNLVLFFQTRSFYEQVLHRRSKHLQGHGR, encoded by the exons atggaGAGGATCGACAACAGATGGGTGTCGACGGCGGCGAGCATATGGATACAGTGCGCCACTGGCGCCTCCTACACCTTTGGCATCTACTCCTCCACCCTCAAGTCCTCCCAGTCCTACTCCCAATCGACCCTCGACACCGTCTCCGTCTTCAAGGACATCGGCGCCAACGCCGGCGTCCTCTCCGGCCTCCTATACTCCGCCGTCGCCTCCTCCTCTAGCTCCAACCGTCATCTCCTCGCCCCCGGGCCCTGGCTGGTCCACCTCGCCGGTGCCATCCAGTTCTTCGTCGGGTACTTCCTGATCTGGGCCGCTGTCGTGGGGCTGATTCCCCGACCGCCGGTGCCGGTGATGTGCCTGTTCATGTGGGTTGCGGCGCACGCGCAGACGTTCTACAACACGAGTAATGTCGTCAGCGGCGTTCACAACTTCTCGGATTACAGTGGGACTATTGTGGGCATTATGAAG GGCTTTCTTGGTCTCAGCGGAGCGGTGCTTATCCAAGTCTACTACACCTTATTCAAGAACGAGCCGAGCAATTTCATCCTTATGCTTGCCCTCTTCCCTACCGCTGTCTCCCTCTTGCTCATGCTTTTTGTGAGGATCTATGATACAAATGCAAGAGGCGACAAGAAACACCTGAACAGCTTCTCGGCAGTTGCCCTGACTATCGCTGCGTATCTCATGGTTCTGATCATCCTCGAAAATGTCCTCACTTTGGCTGTATGGTTCCGGATCATCACATTCTGCGTTCTTCTCCTCCTGATTTTCTGGCCACTCAGAGTCGCGGTTGCGGCTATGAGGCAAGAACGTATAGAGTCAGACAGATTTCTACTTGAGACGAACCCTCTATTAAGCAGCTCTCGGTCTGAACCCGGGAAGGATACTGAAGAGGCTCCCTCCCAATATCCTGCCAGTTCAAGCAATGCAGCAATTCAGAATACAAGAGAAGACATGAATATAATACAAGCCATGTGCACAGGAAACTTCTGGCTGTTATTCATAGCAATGGTGTGTGGTTTGGGCTCTGGCCTTGCGACTATAAACAACATAAGCCAAATCGGAGAATCTCTGGGGTACACgaccgtggaaatcagtactCTGGTCTCCTTACTTAGCATATGGAACTTCCTCGGCCGTTTTGGGGCTGGTTTTATCTCTGATATCTTGCTTTATCGAAAGGGGTGGGCGAGGCCATTGCTGATGGCTATCATGTTGTTTATTATGACGGGTGGTCATGTTATCATTGCCTCTGGTTTTTCAGGAAATCTTTACATTGGTTCGACCATCATAGGTGTTTGTTATGGTTCTCTATGGTCATTGATGCCCACAATCACTTCCGAGATATTTGGGGTGGGCCACATGGGAACGATCTTCAACACTATTGCGATAGGAAGCCCTGTCGGATCTTATATTCTGTCTGTGAGGGTAATCGGTTATATCTACGATAAGGAGGCGACTGGGGATGATGATTCATGTTATGGGACCCATTGCTTCATGCTGTCATTTCTGATATTGGCGTCTGTGGCCTTCTTCGGCTTCCTCGTTAACTTGGTGTTGTTCTTCCAGACAAGGAGTTTCTACGAGCAGGTCCTCCATAGAAGATCGAAACATTTACAGGGTCACGGGAGATAA